The Rhinolophus ferrumequinum isolate MPI-CBG mRhiFer1 chromosome 17, mRhiFer1_v1.p, whole genome shotgun sequence DNA window ttgtacattttGGGTTACACTCCAATACTATATTTTGCTCAAATTGGTTCCAGCTTTAGTCATTGGAAGCTCTTAGTTGACACCTGAGTTCTTTTGACATGcccctttaaaattaaaaaggtcATTTCCTAACTTTCTGGCATTACAAGAGGTTCCAGGCTTCGCTTGTGTATTTGTTGCCCCCATCCTAGAATTAGTTATTTCTCCAAGAGGCCCTCGTTCCTTTTTCGGAGAATGGTATTAGGAACCAAGACCTGGTACTAGGGTGCTCATTGCTTATGAGGGTGTCCCCTAAAGATTTTAATTACACTTTATCTGTGTTTGAAAGGAATGGAAACTCtgtatttaaggggaaaaaattaggtttgcttcttcttcttttttttggattattattctgtaattgttctattttgctCTTTTCATTCTAAGAATGCAGTTTTATTTAGAGAATGACAGTTAGTTGGTCAAATTTATGCTTAaggcatttatataccttaacCAGAGAGGTTGCAGAGGCTGCATCAGTCAGCTATTCTAAACTTTTATGCTAAATATGAACATTTTCCCAATATCACTCTTAAGTCACATCTCATTTATCTTCTCCCTTAAGAACTGCATAggcttattttaaatagtttaaagaCCTGTAATAAACTACAGAGTTTGCTAAGAGTAGAGGTACTCTGGTTAATGCTCAAAATGGTGTGGCCAGAGGAAAAGCATGCATTATTAAATATGAATGCAATCCTTACCAAcacaaattgaacatttttttcaataaaaagctAGTCCAATATAAGGTCTCATTCTATAAAGATATATCATTTCCAAATCACAGTGAAAAGAACCTGAATAATTTaccaattttgttttctactaCGTGCCTTACAGACACCTCACTAAAAACAGGCAGCTGACACAACAGAATGACATTTACAGAATGTAATATTGTAGTAACAGTAGTGAGATTGATTGTTACAAACTCTTTGAGTATTAAATGGTTACATCCTAATTATTTATGTAGAATGTTGGTCcaataacaaaaacagagaaCAGCAGCTGGAAATTTATCTCATCCAATGTTCAGAGATAAAAGGGTTAACCATTCTTTCCATCATTTTCTGAAGATATTCCCCTTTTCATATTGAAATCTGACAGCAATTAAATTCGGGCATTTTTCCAAGCTACTGCATGAAGAGGATTCTGAAGGCCATCACTATACAGCACCCCGCCACATGAGGACTCTGCCGTTCAGCAATTCTGGCACGCTTTGAAAATATACCCAATAATCCAGTGTTATTTCTGTCCAGGATGCTGGGTGCCAAGGATCGGATATAAGCACAGGTACATATAAGCAGCAAGATTGCAGTCAACAGActctgaaaattgaaaatggcagACATAGTGCGGCTGGCGAAGCCTCAGCCACGTCACCCTTCCCGGTTTGCTTCTAATTTAGACTTCTCCcgtgcttttctcttttttgcctaCCTCTTGTTAACTGCACTTTTATTGCAATATACTTGTAGtattaaatcttaaaatatgtaaaatgccATTACATTAGTGGTCTGTAGCTATAAAATAGAGGATTTTAATCGTTGAGATTACTGCTTTAGGAAATATGAATGTGC harbors:
- the LOC117036869 gene encoding protein kish-A-like, with amino-acid sequence MSAIFNFQSLLTAILLLICTCAYIRSLAPSILDRNNTGLLGIFSKRARIAERQSPHVAGCCIVMAFRILFMQ